CGTTCGCGTCCCGACCGGCGCTTGATGAACGAAGCGAGGATATCGCCGAGCATCGCACCGAAGGCGAGGCTGAAGGCGGCGACGAGCGGGAACGCCGGGAGGGTGAAGTCGAGCAGCTGGTTGAGCGAGGGGCGGATGGCGTTTAGCGCGACGCCGACGAGGACGCCGATGAGCGTTCCGGCGGCGGTTCCGCGCCAGGTCTTCCCGTCGCCGAGAATCCGTCTGCCCCGCCACGTTCGACCGCCGTCGATCGGCGGGCCGCCGCCGAAGAGGACCGCCGCGTTGTTGGGGATGTAGG
This sequence is a window from Haladaptatus sp. QDMS2. Protein-coding genes within it:
- a CDS encoding CDP-2,3-bis-(O-geranylgeranyl)-sn-glycerol synthase codes for the protein MGIFAVIAIAFWAMLPAYIPNNAAVLFGGGPPIDGGRTWRGRRILGDGKTWRGTAAGTLIGVLVGVALNAIRPSLNQLLDFTLPAFPLVAAFSLAFGAMLGDILASFIKRRSGRERGAAFPLLDQLDFVVVALLLTFLVATGWFRQTFTLPVIVTVLILTPVLHILTNVIAYVLGLKNEPW